From the Leptospiraceae bacterium genome, the window AGACAAACTAAAAGCATTGCATGTAAAAATAACAATGTTAAGTGGCGACAAACATAATGTTGTAAAATTTGTTTCAGATAAATTAGGAATTACCGATGCCTTTGGAGATTTATTGCCGGAAGATAAAGTAAATAAGGTAAAAGAGATCAAAGAACGAAATGAAAGCGTCGCCTTTGTCGGTGACGGCGTAAATGACGCTCCCGTAATTGCTTTAAGTAGTGTGGGTATTGCAATGGGCGGTTTAGGTAGTGATGCCACTATCGAAACCGCAGATATAGTTATACAAGATGATATGCCGAGTAAAATTCCAATGGCAATCAATATAGGCAAGCAAACAAAAAGAATAGTTTGGCAAAATATAATTCTTGCATTCTCTGTAAAAGCAATTGTTTTGCTTCTCGGTGCAGGGGGATTAGCCTCTATGTGGGAAGCGGTCTTTGCAGATGTAGGCGTTGCATTACTTGCTATTTTAAATGCAGTAAGAATACAACGGGCAGAATTTTAATAAAAATAAATGTTAGATATTATAGATAGAGAGATTAATTTATAATGAATTTTCTAATGCCTGAAAAAATGAAGAAACAGTATTTTGTAGAACTTGAACAATATCGAACACTGCTCCGAAGTGGAGACTTGAAAGGTGCATGGCGATACCTTGAACGCGCACATATCATCGGGCAGTATCATCCAATTTCACATTTCGGAATTCATTTTCGCATGTTAGTTTTTGCTATACGGGTTCGAGATAGGAATGAATTTTTGGGTCAAATTCCAAGATTACTGGTTGGATGGATTGGCTCTCTCTTTAATCGCATACCTGTTGGAAATACAGGAGGGGCTAATGTCCATATACTCGCACCGATGGAAATTCCTGAAGATTTTAAACCATTGTTAATCAATGCAGATACAGTAAGTAAGGGATTATCTGGATTTAAAACTAAGAGTTAGATGGAGAAATCGGAATGATAGTAAATATTTCATCGAAATTTCAATGCGAGTTTTCAGGGGTAGTTAAAAATGTAATGCTGCCTTCTTTGTTGTCTTACATTGCTAAGCCACTTGTATTTTTTAAGCCAATTCGCCCGAATGTCTTTCCACAGCAATGGGAGGAACAAGATTATCTAGTTCGTATGTATCTATTTTATTTCATTCCATTCGGAGAACAGACAATTAGAATCGAGTTATTAAAAAGTAAGGAGGAAAACGAATTTATATTACGTGATAATGGATTTGGTACTCTTATAAAAAAATGGGATCATTGGATTTTCATTAAGAAAACGGATGAAACAGGACATATAATTTATACTGATAGAGTTGATATTGACGCAGGTATTCTTACTCCGTTTATTTGGATATACGCTTTTACTTTTTATCATTGGAGACAATATAGATGGCGAAAGCTGATAAGAAGAAATTTTAAAGATTTAAATGCAAAAAAGCAGAATATTTTTAAATAATCTTTTTCAAATTCCTCTTTCAGTTGAATTTGAAATTAAAATGCCGCCTAACGTTGAATTTGCGGAAATTGCTACAGAATAGGATTGACAAGCAACTTCGCAAACCCAACATATAAAAAGAATCGTATTGGGTAATGGAGTAAGTATTACACCTGACATCCGTGTCAGGGCTGGTAATAGATTGAGGCGTTGGTTAAGGCTTCTTAGGAGTATGCGCACCTAAAACACCGCATAACTTCGCGTGATCTGCTTCAAAGCCTCACAATGTTCGGATGCTGTGAGGCTTCTCGCTCCGAGCCGGCTTAGTTGTATTAGCCTTACTTTGTAGTATATTTGTCAGACTCACGCAAGTCCAGTGCCTTCACTACTGTCACGAAACTTGCAGAAAAGAGCAAGTTTGCGTGCCATCCGTTCAGTCACAGGACTTGCTAGTAATAGTACGACTCGGAGACATGACTTTGAAACTCAAAAGGTGCTACCGCACTTTCGAGTTTCAAAGTCACGTCAGATACGCTTAACGTTAGACGGTATTGGATACAATCTTGTCATAGGAGCACTTTTAATAAAATGGAAAAGATTATTAAAAAAATGAGTAAAAAAAAATTAATAGCTTTAGCGACTATCATGGAATTAAATGATCCGAATGAATCTAAGGTTACGATGACGCATTCTTATTCTGCTAATAATGATGAGGAACGCAAAATTCCGTTTGATAAACTTCCCATTGAATCAATGCGGTCTGAGATTATTAAAGAAATTTCTACGGCGGGTGGACATACTATTGCCAATATTTTCCGTGGCGGGGAGGGAGTTTCATATAGAGAAATAGTTTTGGATTTGGCAAATGAAAATAAAATTGAAACTAAACCATCTACTAGCGTTGCTGAAGTCGAAGGTCTTATAGCACAAAAGATTTTAAAAAATTTAATAGAGAAGTTATCAGAAGAAGAAAAAAAAGAATTGGAAAAGAACTTAATTAAAGAAGCAAAAAAATTTGGAAGCGATTTTTATAAAGAAGGTGGAATCCTTGCTGCATTAACTACCGCACAACTTTCTGGATTTGGAATATATTTAGCCGCGAGCACTGCTCTAGGTACGGTGACAAGTATTTTAGGAATATCTTTATCCTTTGCCGTTTATACAGGAATGAGTAAAGTGATATCCGTTGTCATTGGTCCGATTGGTTGGGCTGCATTAGGATTAGCAACTGTATATAAAGCTGGCTCACCAAACATAAAAAAAATACTTCCTGCAGTTCTATTTATTGCGA encodes:
- a CDS encoding DUF3703 domain-containing protein; translation: MNFLMPEKMKKQYFVELEQYRTLLRSGDLKGAWRYLERAHIIGQYHPISHFGIHFRMLVFAIRVRDRNEFLGQIPRLLVGWIGSLFNRIPVGNTGGANVHILAPMEIPEDFKPLLINADTVSKGLSGFKTKS